One region of Baekduia soli genomic DNA includes:
- a CDS encoding phosphotransferase, which translates to MNVVATYLREHRAALALDALGLPEDPPFVLITPRFALSAHVVILILGADGAPVLAAKLPRRPGDDGALAVEASNLRAVAAALGDDGSTPGVVAFDEDLHHPLLLQRALRGTPASTAVVHADRAGVVAKVTAWCDRLAAATAAPPAPETVARVLVRPLCELAARPGVDGLVSDLARRTLPLAERVAAAGVPWVFEHGDLGHPNLLLDDDGRLGVLDFERAEHAGPPGHDVAFFCAYAAVAASRRPPEQAVAEAFHGRQAWAGEVVAGHLARLGVDPGLHGALVAVGCARVVAGALAAGLTPRIGDRDAAGRHLALWDLALATGAAGHTLTDRAVA; encoded by the coding sequence ATGAACGTCGTCGCCACCTACCTCCGTGAGCACCGCGCTGCGCTGGCGCTCGACGCCCTCGGCCTGCCCGAGGACCCGCCGTTCGTGCTCATCACGCCCCGGTTCGCGCTGTCGGCGCACGTGGTGATCCTCATCCTCGGCGCCGACGGGGCGCCCGTCCTGGCCGCCAAGCTGCCGCGCCGGCCCGGCGACGACGGCGCCCTGGCCGTCGAGGCCTCCAACCTGCGCGCCGTCGCGGCCGCCCTGGGCGACGACGGCAGCACGCCGGGCGTCGTCGCGTTCGACGAGGACCTGCACCACCCGCTGCTGCTCCAGCGTGCGCTGCGCGGCACCCCGGCCAGCACGGCCGTGGTGCACGCCGACCGCGCGGGGGTCGTCGCCAAGGTCACGGCGTGGTGTGACCGCCTTGCGGCCGCCACCGCCGCCCCGCCGGCGCCCGAGACCGTCGCGCGCGTCCTGGTCCGGCCGCTGTGCGAGCTCGCCGCCCGCCCGGGCGTCGACGGCCTCGTCAGCGACCTCGCCCGCCGCACGCTGCCGCTGGCCGAGCGCGTGGCGGCGGCCGGGGTGCCGTGGGTCTTCGAGCACGGCGACCTCGGCCACCCGAACCTGCTGCTCGACGACGACGGCCGCCTCGGGGTGCTGGACTTCGAGCGCGCCGAGCACGCGGGCCCTCCCGGCCACGACGTCGCCTTCTTCTGCGCCTACGCGGCCGTGGCGGCCTCGCGCCGCCCGCCGGAGCAGGCCGTCGCCGAGGCCTTCCACGGCCGCCAGGCCTGGGCCGGGGAGGTCGTCGCCGGCCACCTCGCGCGCCTGGGCGTCGACCCCGGGCTGCACGGGGCGCTCGTCGCCGTCGGCTGCGCGCGCGTCGTCGCGGGCGCGCTGGCCGCGGGCCTGACGCCCCGCATCGGCGACCGCGACGCCGCGGGCCGCCATCTCGCCCTCTGGGACCTCGCGCTCGCGACCGGGGCCGCGGGTCATACGCTGACCGATCGGGCCGTGGCATGA
- a CDS encoding phosphoenolpyruvate carboxykinase (ATP), giving the protein MPERPDVDYNLHGLAGVRLIDADPRDVAAVDRQLGPIRGAVDGPPDLIVRFVDRLEVRGKITLLGLDDAGFTDDAFLILRSKHKARARVQLPLEQIGTPGAEIVCERGLPAVPLLIACLNLSVLGRGALPLHAAAFVHRGVGVVVTGWSKGGKTEAVLAFMSQGAQFAGDEWIYVEPSGERVHGIPEPMRIWDWNLRQLPALGERVARGDRAKLAALRTAGSLARGRRGRRVGTLLERQRHIDVPPERLFDDAAVLLTAPFDRLMLVASCEGPETTARPIDPAEVADRMAASLDYEREPLAAAYAQFRFAFPGRRNALLEDAGRREQALLHQVFAGKPAFAVDHPYPVDLARLYDAMDPLC; this is encoded by the coding sequence ATGCCCGAACGTCCTGATGTCGACTACAACCTGCACGGCCTGGCCGGCGTGCGCCTCATCGACGCCGACCCGCGGGACGTCGCGGCGGTCGACCGCCAGCTCGGGCCGATCCGCGGCGCCGTCGACGGGCCTCCGGACCTCATCGTCCGATTCGTCGACCGACTGGAGGTCCGCGGCAAGATCACGCTGCTGGGCCTCGACGACGCCGGGTTCACCGACGACGCGTTCCTCATCCTGCGCTCCAAGCACAAGGCGCGTGCGCGGGTCCAGCTGCCCCTGGAGCAGATCGGCACGCCGGGCGCCGAGATCGTGTGCGAGCGCGGCCTGCCGGCCGTGCCGCTGCTCATCGCGTGCCTGAACCTGAGCGTCCTGGGCCGCGGGGCGCTGCCGCTGCACGCCGCCGCGTTCGTCCACCGGGGCGTCGGCGTCGTGGTCACGGGCTGGTCCAAGGGCGGCAAGACCGAGGCGGTGCTGGCCTTCATGTCCCAGGGGGCGCAGTTCGCCGGCGACGAGTGGATCTACGTCGAGCCCTCCGGCGAGCGGGTGCACGGCATCCCCGAGCCGATGCGCATCTGGGACTGGAACCTGCGCCAGCTGCCCGCGCTGGGCGAGCGGGTGGCCAGGGGCGACCGCGCCAAGCTGGCCGCGCTGCGCACCGCGGGCAGCCTGGCCCGCGGGCGCCGCGGGCGCCGTGTCGGCACCCTGCTGGAGCGCCAGCGCCACATCGACGTGCCCCCGGAGCGCCTGTTCGACGACGCGGCGGTGCTGCTCACGGCCCCGTTCGACCGCCTCATGCTCGTGGCCAGCTGCGAGGGCCCGGAGACCACGGCCCGCCCGATCGACCCCGCCGAGGTCGCCGACCGCATGGCGGCCTCGCTCGACTACGAGCGCGAGCCGCTGGCCGCCGCCTACGCCCAGTTCCGCTTCGCGTTCCCCGGCCGGCGCAACGCGCTGCTGGAGGACGCGGGCCGACGCGAGCAGGCCTTGCTGCATCAGGTGTTCGCCGGCAAGCCGGCGTTCGCTGTCGATCATCCCTACCCCGTGGACCTGGCGCGCCTGTACGACGCGATGGACCCGCTCTGCTGA
- a CDS encoding nucleotidyltransferase family protein, which produces MSTETSARRACASAFVVHPAIAAPLAAFDREGVRWCLLRGAAELDRVDGDVDLLVSHSDLRGLRRALAALGGYPPQNSWGRQPHRFFVDETVVPGERVKLDVVTTLAFGRYGELPTGAADTVLAARERCDGLWVPAPADAFWALLLHAVLDRGRIRAERAAELLVLAGRAGEGDSPLRDVVEEACPPGWDTGRVVEAVHAGAWDELSRLGPQLRDRWPGSSPARRTLTVGVRKVLRKAQRLQQSGSIASYRRARSTG; this is translated from the coding sequence ATGTCCACCGAGACCTCTGCTCGCCGCGCCTGCGCGTCGGCCTTCGTCGTGCACCCCGCGATCGCCGCGCCCCTGGCGGCCTTCGACCGCGAGGGCGTGCGCTGGTGCCTGCTGCGCGGAGCGGCCGAGCTCGATCGTGTCGACGGCGACGTCGACCTCCTCGTCAGCCACTCGGATCTCCGGGGGCTGCGACGGGCGCTGGCGGCCCTGGGTGGCTATCCCCCCCAGAACTCCTGGGGTCGCCAGCCGCACCGGTTCTTCGTGGACGAGACCGTCGTGCCGGGCGAGCGCGTCAAGCTCGACGTCGTGACGACCCTGGCCTTCGGGCGCTACGGCGAGCTGCCCACGGGCGCGGCCGACACGGTCCTGGCGGCGCGCGAGCGCTGCGACGGCCTGTGGGTGCCGGCGCCGGCCGACGCGTTCTGGGCGCTGCTGCTGCACGCGGTCCTGGACCGCGGCCGCATCCGTGCGGAGCGGGCGGCCGAGCTGCTCGTGCTCGCCGGCCGCGCCGGGGAGGGCGACAGCCCGCTGCGTGACGTGGTCGAAGAGGCCTGCCCGCCCGGCTGGGACACCGGCCGCGTGGTCGAGGCCGTCCACGCGGGCGCGTGGGACGAGCTGTCGCGCCTGGGGCCGCAGCTGCGCGACCGCTGGCCGGGCAGCAGCCCGGCCCGGCGCACGCTGACGGTCGGCGTCCGCAAGGTGCTGCGCAAGGCACAGCGCCTTCAGCAGAGCGGGTCCATCGCGTCGTACAGGCGCGCCAGGTCCACGGGGTAG
- a CDS encoding sugar transferase: protein MQARRGYRVSKRAMDIVLGSTLLLFMLPILAVCWLAVRLDTPGAAVFGQLRTGRDGRRFRMYKFRTMVANAEELKASLAHLNILPPPDFKIPDDPRVTRVGKFLRATSLDELPQLFNVVRGDMSLVGPRPTSFSPSTYDVWHTHRLDVTPGLTGLWQIEGRGQMTFDERLRLDVTYIRKASLMYDLQLLLRTFGAVVRRSGV from the coding sequence ATGCAGGCCCGGCGTGGATACCGCGTCAGCAAGCGGGCCATGGACATCGTCCTGGGCTCGACCCTGCTGCTGTTCATGCTGCCGATCCTGGCGGTGTGCTGGCTGGCCGTGCGCCTCGACACCCCCGGTGCCGCCGTCTTCGGCCAGCTGCGCACCGGGCGTGACGGCCGGCGCTTCCGGATGTACAAGTTCCGGACGATGGTGGCCAACGCCGAGGAGCTCAAGGCGAGCCTCGCGCACCTCAACATCCTGCCGCCGCCGGACTTCAAGATCCCGGACGACCCGCGCGTGACCCGCGTCGGCAAGTTCCTGCGGGCCACGAGCCTGGACGAGCTGCCGCAGCTGTTCAACGTCGTGCGCGGCGACATGTCGCTCGTCGGCCCGCGGCCGACGTCGTTCTCGCCGTCGACCTACGACGTCTGGCACACCCATCGCCTGGACGTGACGCCCGGGCTGACGGGGCTGTGGCAGATCGAGGGCCGGGGGCAGATGACCTTCGACGAGCGCCTGCGCCTCGACGTGACCTACATCCGCAAGGCCTCGCTGATGTATGACCTGCAGCTGTTGCTTCGCACGTTCGGCGCGGTCGTACGCCGATCCGGAGTCTGA
- a CDS encoding helix-turn-helix transcriptional regulator — MKRMFIVGKDAFLVTTMRMALKYTSEVAVFGVRDAGSGVRRALREARPDIVLLDGSDAAERTLERLAMVSEERPGAIVLVLATGLESDVLEELLAAGATVCLSRTLSAAPFDLLIAGDADAEGDQDAELTVPLAEVAPAAEAPAPVAAVPAAPSTPLTNREMEILRCVAEGHTNARIGRDLWVTEQTVKFHLSNIFRKLGVSNRTEASRYVLLNDSLRARPAAPAPALAPALAPPVVAKDHSNGRVHHVNGHRFGATESVR, encoded by the coding sequence ATGAAGCGCATGTTCATCGTCGGCAAGGACGCATTCCTCGTGACCACCATGAGGATGGCACTGAAGTACACGTCGGAGGTCGCCGTCTTCGGCGTCCGCGACGCCGGCTCCGGCGTGCGCCGGGCCCTTCGCGAGGCACGTCCCGACATCGTCCTGCTCGACGGCTCCGACGCCGCCGAGCGCACCCTGGAGCGGCTCGCCATGGTCTCCGAGGAGCGTCCCGGCGCGATCGTCCTCGTCCTGGCCACCGGCCTGGAGTCCGACGTCCTCGAGGAGCTGCTCGCCGCGGGCGCCACCGTGTGCCTGTCGCGCACGCTCAGCGCTGCGCCGTTCGACCTGCTCATCGCGGGCGATGCCGACGCCGAGGGCGACCAGGACGCCGAGCTGACCGTTCCGCTCGCCGAGGTGGCCCCGGCCGCCGAGGCGCCCGCGCCGGTCGCGGCGGTCCCGGCCGCGCCGAGCACCCCGCTGACCAACCGGGAGATGGAGATCCTGCGCTGCGTCGCCGAGGGGCACACGAACGCCCGCATCGGCCGCGACCTGTGGGTGACCGAGCAGACGGTGAAGTTCCACCTGTCGAACATCTTCCGCAAGCTCGGCGTCTCCAACCGCACCGAGGCCAGCCGCTATGTGCTGCTCAACGACTCGCTGCGCGCCCGCCCCGCCGCGCCGGCGCCGGCCCTCGCGCCGGCCCTCGCGCCGCCCGTCGTCGCCAAGGACCACTCCAACGGCCGCGTCCACCATGTCAACGGGCACCGCTTCGGTGCCACGGAATCGGTTCGCTAA
- a CDS encoding response regulator transcription factor: MALGGRAMSQRVEDTLARQGIDVVACVEDLDELEELSTTCHPHVLVLLDGSGHDPAATIRALWAFLPRTRVVMTLRDHRAAAVREALKAGADGVVLESQLAMSLAAVVRAVSLGHAVVPLTDRSVLGRQPLTTREREVLELAADGLTNVEIGTRLHLAESTIKSHLSSGFSKLGVRSRSELPALIREGREYRPAASRTTAHLGGNA; the protein is encoded by the coding sequence GTGGCGCTGGGCGGCCGGGCGATGTCGCAGCGGGTCGAGGACACCCTGGCGCGCCAGGGGATCGACGTGGTCGCCTGCGTCGAGGACCTCGATGAGCTCGAGGAGCTCAGCACCACGTGCCATCCGCACGTGCTGGTGCTCCTTGACGGCTCTGGTCATGACCCCGCCGCGACCATCCGCGCTCTCTGGGCCTTCTTGCCGCGCACCCGCGTGGTCATGACGCTGCGCGACCATCGCGCCGCGGCGGTCCGCGAGGCGCTGAAGGCCGGCGCCGACGGCGTCGTCCTCGAGTCGCAGCTGGCGATGTCGCTGGCCGCGGTCGTCCGGGCCGTCTCGCTGGGTCACGCGGTGGTCCCGCTGACCGATCGCAGCGTGCTCGGCCGTCAGCCGCTGACGACCCGTGAGCGCGAGGTGCTCGAGCTCGCGGCCGACGGCCTGACCAACGTCGAGATCGGCACCCGCCTGCATCTCGCCGAGAGCACGATCAAGAGCCATCTCTCTTCTGGGTTCTCGAAGCTCGGGGTCCGCTCGCGGAGCGAGCTCCCCGCACTGATTCGCGAAGGACGCGAGTACCGCCCCGCGGCTTCTCGCACCACGGCACATCTGGGAGGCAACGCATGA
- a CDS encoding AfsR/SARP family transcriptional regulator, which translates to MANRAAGTLVGTGPELEPGTPGTVCDLIGCRRPGGPLESACLHELAAERDGPLPEVRIDLTKGAAASAAWVTVARVSATPELVLTEMRPGRAEDRRRRTAPHWTTGPRLRVITLGRTRLLGNEGPIEGRWLSNRSGRILKFLVAQRHRTVYTDEIAEKLWRESTPASVKALRYFVHILRTDLEPERQGRGKSSFVLAEPGGYALDRSNVEIDADEFEAHVAAGTEAGRAGDHVTAIQRLAAGVALYGGDFLADEPYAEWALDERDRLHNLAADALRTLVRLRQGQGQDDPEGVLADLERLTTLEPFDVEAHADLLALLVQRGRRSEAVRRYQALRHRMLSTFNEDLGFSLADIALR; encoded by the coding sequence GTGGCCAATCGGGCCGCGGGGACGCTCGTGGGTACCGGACCGGAGCTCGAGCCGGGAACCCCGGGGACGGTCTGCGACCTCATCGGCTGCCGTCGCCCCGGCGGCCCGCTCGAGAGCGCCTGCCTGCACGAGCTGGCCGCCGAGCGCGACGGGCCCCTGCCCGAGGTGCGCATCGACCTGACGAAGGGTGCGGCGGCGTCCGCGGCCTGGGTGACCGTCGCGCGCGTGTCCGCGACGCCCGAGCTCGTCCTGACCGAGATGCGACCCGGCCGCGCCGAGGACCGGCGCCGGCGTACCGCACCGCACTGGACGACGGGACCGCGCCTGCGGGTCATCACGCTGGGCCGCACGCGCCTGCTGGGCAACGAGGGGCCGATCGAGGGCCGCTGGCTCTCCAACCGGTCCGGGCGCATCCTCAAGTTCCTCGTGGCCCAACGCCACCGCACGGTCTACACGGATGAGATCGCCGAGAAGCTCTGGCGCGAGAGCACCCCGGCCAGCGTCAAGGCGCTGCGCTACTTCGTGCACATCCTGCGCACCGACCTCGAGCCCGAGCGCCAGGGCCGCGGCAAGTCGTCCTTCGTGCTGGCCGAGCCGGGCGGCTACGCCCTGGACCGGTCCAACGTGGAGATCGACGCCGACGAGTTCGAGGCCCACGTCGCCGCGGGCACGGAGGCCGGGCGCGCCGGCGACCACGTCACGGCCATCCAGCGCCTCGCCGCCGGCGTCGCGCTCTACGGCGGCGACTTCCTCGCCGACGAACCCTACGCCGAGTGGGCGCTGGACGAGCGCGACCGGCTGCACAACCTCGCCGCCGACGCGCTGCGCACGCTCGTGCGGCTGCGCCAGGGCCAGGGCCAGGACGACCCGGAGGGCGTCCTGGCCGACCTCGAGCGCCTCACGACGCTCGAGCCCTTCGACGTCGAGGCCCACGCGGACCTGCTCGCCCTGCTCGTCCAGCGCGGCCGCCGCAGCGAGGCGGTGCGTCGCTACCAGGCCCTGCGCCACCGCATGCTCAGCACGTTCAACGAGGACCTCGGGTTCTCCCTCGCGGACATCGCCCTGCGCTGA
- a CDS encoding alginate lyase family protein, protein MASAASGTPIAPAADRSVSPAHPSAATGSNHVLRVGGRAHWRSYLTFDVPAGSRVDRAVLRLSGGRAWPSSLNVRVAIGSPLDESATGPGSTPRVGAQVAYLRHRAACATRARRARNVACRRLSLDVTRAAVPGRPLSLVLTSSSSGVIRLPSREASKGGPRLVVSVTRTAGPAVATPQAAVGPASGAPSAGPVVGLWTTAAELASRPTSGPAWQAMKAAADASPGTADISDQNSSHDISTLATALVYARTGNAAYRAKTVADIAAAIGTERGGRTLALGRNLASYVIAADLIGLGGADPATDARFRAWLSAVRTENLSGDTLISTSEQRPNNWGTMAGASRVAADAYLGDTADLDRAATVFRGWLGDRSAYSGFNYGDMSWQVDPRNPVGVQPAGASKNGLVIDGALADDMRRGCALATPPCHTNYPWEAMQGVVVEAQLLSRRGYDAFNWSNQAVLRAALFLKRLDQAYGGWWASQDDEWQPWVLNHAYHASLPETTPAEPGKIMGWTDWVFG, encoded by the coding sequence GTGGCCTCGGCCGCGAGCGGCACGCCCATCGCGCCCGCCGCCGACCGCAGCGTCAGCCCGGCCCACCCGTCGGCCGCCACCGGCTCCAACCACGTGCTCCGCGTCGGCGGCCGCGCCCACTGGCGCAGCTACCTGACCTTCGACGTGCCGGCCGGCTCCCGCGTCGACCGCGCGGTGCTGCGCCTCAGCGGGGGCCGGGCCTGGCCCTCGTCGCTGAACGTGCGCGTCGCCATCGGCTCGCCACTGGACGAGTCGGCCACCGGGCCCGGCTCGACGCCCCGCGTGGGGGCGCAGGTCGCCTATCTGCGGCACCGCGCCGCGTGCGCGACGCGCGCCCGGCGTGCGCGCAACGTCGCCTGCCGGCGGCTGTCGCTCGACGTCACCCGCGCCGCGGTGCCCGGCCGGCCCCTGTCGCTCGTCCTGACGTCCTCGAGCTCGGGCGTCATCCGCCTGCCCAGCCGCGAGGCCTCCAAGGGCGGTCCGCGGCTCGTCGTGAGCGTGACCCGCACCGCCGGCCCTGCCGTGGCCACGCCGCAGGCCGCCGTCGGCCCCGCCTCCGGCGCCCCGTCGGCCGGCCCGGTCGTGGGCCTGTGGACGACCGCCGCCGAGCTGGCCTCGCGCCCGACCTCCGGTCCCGCGTGGCAGGCGATGAAGGCCGCGGCCGACGCCTCGCCGGGCACGGCCGACATCTCCGACCAGAACTCGTCGCACGACATCAGCACGCTGGCCACCGCGCTGGTCTACGCCCGGACCGGCAACGCCGCCTACCGGGCCAAGACCGTCGCCGACATCGCCGCGGCGATCGGGACCGAGCGCGGCGGGCGGACCCTGGCGCTGGGGCGCAACCTCGCGTCCTACGTCATCGCCGCCGACCTCATCGGCCTCGGTGGCGCGGATCCCGCCACCGACGCCCGCTTCCGCGCGTGGCTGTCGGCGGTCCGCACCGAGAACCTCAGCGGCGACACGCTGATCTCGACGAGCGAGCAGCGCCCGAACAACTGGGGCACGATGGCCGGCGCCAGCCGCGTCGCCGCCGACGCCTACCTGGGCGACACCGCCGACCTCGACCGCGCGGCGACGGTGTTCCGCGGCTGGCTCGGCGACCGCTCGGCCTACAGCGGGTTCAACTACGGCGACATGTCATGGCAGGTCGATCCCCGCAACCCGGTGGGCGTCCAGCCCGCCGGCGCGTCGAAGAACGGCCTGGTCATCGACGGCGCGCTGGCCGACGACATGCGCCGCGGCTGTGCGTTGGCGACGCCGCCGTGCCACACCAACTACCCCTGGGAGGCCATGCAGGGCGTCGTCGTCGAGGCCCAGCTGCTTTCGCGCCGCGGCTACGACGCGTTCAACTGGTCCAACCAGGCCGTCCTGCGCGCCGCGCTGTTCCTCAAGCGCCTGGATCAGGCCTACGGCGGCTGGTGGGCGTCCCAGGACGACGAGTGGCAGCCCTGGGTCCTCAACCACGCCTACCACGCGTCCCTGCCGGAGACCACGCCGGCCGAGCCCGGCAAGATCATGGGCTGGACGGACTGGGTGTTCGGCTGA
- a CDS encoding polyphenol oxidase family protein: protein MTVLPDAIDLELPGARVRFTARAGGVSEGPYRSLNLGRFTDDDPAAVAENRRRAVQGAPAAWARQVHGTRVLRADGPVGAGGAPDADGVATAVRRLAALVLTADCLPVALAAPEAVAMVHAGWRGLAGGVLEEGVRALRELGATAAIQAAIGPGAGACCYAVGEDVAAVFPAWAVRDGRLDLKAVAAERLRSCGVAEVTDVRRCTMCEPALFFSHRVSGPVTGRQAGIILRS, encoded by the coding sequence GTGACCGTGCTGCCCGACGCGATCGATCTCGAGCTCCCCGGCGCGCGCGTGCGCTTCACCGCGCGGGCCGGTGGCGTCTCGGAGGGCCCGTACCGGTCCCTGAACCTCGGCCGCTTCACCGACGACGACCCCGCTGCGGTGGCCGAGAACCGCCGCCGGGCGGTGCAGGGCGCGCCGGCGGCCTGGGCCCGCCAGGTGCACGGCACGCGCGTCCTGCGCGCCGACGGGCCGGTGGGCGCGGGCGGCGCGCCGGACGCCGACGGCGTCGCGACGGCGGTCCGGCGCCTGGCGGCGCTGGTGCTCACCGCCGACTGCCTCCCGGTGGCGCTGGCCGCGCCGGAGGCCGTGGCGATGGTCCACGCGGGCTGGCGCGGGCTGGCCGGCGGCGTGCTGGAGGAGGGCGTCCGCGCGCTGCGCGAGCTCGGGGCCACCGCGGCGATCCAGGCCGCGATCGGCCCGGGGGCCGGGGCCTGCTGCTACGCGGTGGGCGAGGACGTCGCCGCCGTCTTCCCCGCCTGGGCCGTCCGCGACGGGCGCCTGGACCTCAAGGCCGTGGCCGCGGAGCGGCTGCGCTCCTGCGGGGTCGCGGAGGTCACCGACGTGCGGCGCTGCACGATGTGCGAGCCCGCGCTGTTCTTCTCGCACCGCGTCAGCGGCCCGGTGACGGGGCGCCAGGCCGGGATCATCTTGCGCAGCTGA
- a CDS encoding tRNA nucleotidyltransferase/poly(A) polymerase family protein translates to MRTAAEALDALRALPCGAPVLAVLETVPGAWIVGGAVRDALLGAEPREIDVVVEGDPAPVAAALGDVQATHERFGTLSVRRADCRYDVVRARAETYAHPGALPEVRASGVDDDLLRRDFTINAVALSAAGELRCAPHALEDLDGRLLRVLHPASFRDDPTRLWRLVRYAVRLGFVPEPGTDRLAAQAVREGAPATVSGDRIGAELRHALAEPAPLAVLHAAQNLGLVAGLRLDPAVVGDALALLPAGEGRPDLTLLGAVIPDRDWPSGLGFAAAEARILARCAELEPVAGGRPSEVTARLRGEPVEAVAVAGARGDLVTAGMYLAQWRHVRLELTGHDLLAAGVPAGPELGRRLARALARRLDGELAPGREAELQAALA, encoded by the coding sequence GTGCGCACCGCTGCCGAGGCCCTCGACGCCCTGCGCGCGCTGCCCTGTGGCGCGCCGGTGCTGGCCGTGCTCGAGACGGTGCCGGGAGCGTGGATCGTGGGGGGCGCGGTGCGCGACGCCCTGCTGGGTGCCGAGCCCCGCGAGATCGACGTGGTGGTCGAGGGCGACCCGGCCCCCGTGGCCGCCGCGCTGGGCGACGTGCAGGCGACCCACGAGCGGTTCGGCACGCTGTCGGTGCGGCGGGCGGACTGCCGCTACGACGTCGTCCGGGCGCGCGCGGAGACCTACGCGCACCCCGGCGCGTTGCCCGAGGTGCGGGCCTCCGGCGTGGACGACGACCTGCTGCGCCGCGACTTCACCATCAACGCGGTGGCGCTCTCGGCGGCCGGCGAGCTGCGCTGTGCGCCCCACGCCCTCGAGGACCTCGACGGCCGCCTCCTGCGGGTCCTGCACCCCGCGTCGTTCCGCGACGACCCCACACGTCTGTGGCGCCTTGTGCGCTACGCGGTCCGCCTGGGCTTCGTGCCCGAGCCCGGGACCGACCGGCTCGCCGCCCAGGCCGTGCGCGAGGGCGCGCCCGCCACGGTCAGCGGCGACCGGATCGGCGCCGAGCTGCGCCACGCCCTCGCGGAGCCCGCGCCGCTGGCCGTGCTGCACGCCGCCCAGAATCTCGGCCTCGTGGCCGGCCTGCGGCTGGATCCGGCGGTCGTCGGCGACGCCCTCGCGCTCCTGCCCGCCGGCGAGGGCCGCCCCGACCTCACGCTGCTGGGCGCCGTGATCCCCGACCGCGACTGGCCCTCCGGGCTGGGCTTCGCGGCCGCCGAGGCCCGCATCCTCGCGCGGTGCGCCGAGCTGGAGCCCGTCGCGGGTGGCCGGCCGTCCGAGGTCACCGCGCGCCTGCGCGGCGAGCCGGTGGAGGCCGTCGCGGTCGCCGGCGCCCGCGGCGACCTGGTCACCGCCGGCATGTACCTCGCCCAGTGGCGCCACGTGCGCCTGGAGCTCACCGGTCACGACCTGCTCGCCGCCGGGGTGCCGGCGGGCCCGGAGCTGGGTCGGCGCCTGGCCCGCGCGCTCGCCCGGCGCCTGGACGGCGAGCTGGCGCCCGGCCGCGAGGCCGAGCTGCAGGCGGCGCTCGCGTGA